The Paenibacillus sp. FSL R7-0345 DNA segment TGCTGCAAGAGCTGGGTCACAAACGGCTGGTGATAGAAGCGGGAGAGGATCCGGTCCATTGTGATATTGATTATGTGGTTGATGCCATCCGAACGGTCTATTCTGTCAAAGTGGATAACGGCAGCATCCGCCGGGTTAATATCAATATTGCCGCAACTACAGTCAAGGATTACCAAAAGCTGCGGGATGCGGAGATCGGGACCTATATTCTTTTTCAGGAGACCTATCACAGGCCGACTTATGCTGCGCTGCATCCGAACGGGCCGAAGCATGACTATGACTGGCACACAACAGCGATGGACCGGGCACAGCTCGGCGGAATCGATGATGTTGGTGTAGGCGTATTGTACGGATTATATGACTACAAATACGATACAGTGGCCATGCTGATGCATGCCGAGCATCTGGAGGAGCGGTTCGGGGTAGGTCCCCACACTGTCTCTGTCCCGCGGCTGCGGGAAGCGGCGAATGTTAGTCTGAAAACGTATCCATATCTGGTAAAGGATGAGGAATTTAAACAGCTGGTTGCCGTTCTGCGGCTGGCGGTGCCTTATGCGGGCATGATTTTATCCACCAGGGAGGAGCCATCGTTCCGGGATGAGGTTATCCGGCTCGGGATTTCCCAGGTCAGTGCCGGATCAAGCACCGGGGTCGGCGGATATATGGAGGCGAAGCAGGGTACAGCCGGCCTGTCAAAAGAAAAGCCGCAATTCGAGGTGGGCGACCACCGTTCACCGGAGGAGATTATCCGGGGGCTGTGCAGGGACGGCTATGTTCCCAGCTATTGTACAGCCTGCTACCGGGAGGGGCGGACGGGTGACCGGTTTATGCGGCTGGCCAAATCGGGGCAGATCCATAATGTATGCCAGCCGAATTCGCTGCTTACCTTCAAAGAGTATCTGCTGGATTATGCGAATGCTGAAACCCGGGCCCTAGGTGAAGAAATGATCCGTAAAGGGCTTGAAGACATTCCCAAGGAAGCTGCACGCAAAATCACCAGGGAACGGCTGCAGCGGCTGGAGAACGGGGAGCGGGATCTGCGCTTTTAATAGACCCATAAGGAGAGATTGGCCATGCAAATTACACCGCAGCCGGGCAAGATGCACATCGCAGTCTTCGGCCGGCGCAACTCCGGGAAGTCCAGTCTGATCAATGCGCTGACCGGCATTCCTTATCAGATTGTCGGCGATCAGCCCGGCACAACGACTGAACCGGTGTTTCAGGCTTATGAGCTGCCCAAGATCGGCTCCGTCATCATTATTGATACGACTGGTATAGATGAAGATAAAGAGACAGGAGCTTTCCGGGTGCAGAAGACCCGTGAGGTTATGGATCTGACCGATCTCAGTCTCCTGATTTTCTCCGGGGAGGAGGATGATTACAAGCTGGAGAAGGAGTGGTACCAGGAGCTTGCCAAGCGCCACATTCCGGTCATCGGCGTAATTGCCAAAGTGGATGATCATTATGTGGATCTCGATCAGTTGAAAAGTGAGCTGAACATCCCCTTTGTCAAAGTAAGCTCGCGCAGAAACATTAACTTTGGCAGCCTGCGCCATGCGATCCGTGAGTATGCTCCTGCTGAATTTGAGCGTCCAACCATTCTTGGTGATCTGGTCCATCCGGGTGAAGTGGTCGTAATGGTCATGCCCGATATGATTCCGGCACCCAAATACAGGCTGGTTGCTTCCCAGCAGCAGATTCTGCGGGATTTGCTCGATCACCATGTGATGGCTCTGTCCGTTACAGAGGTGGAGCTGCCTACGCTGCTGATGAATCTGAAGGGCATGCCCGATCTGGTCATTACGGACTCCCAGGTGTATGACAGTGTGAACGAGGTACTTCCTGCCAATGTGCCGCTGACCACCTTCGCGATCCTGATGGCCCGGTTTAAGGGGGATCTGACCACCTTTGTAAAAGGCGCAGAAGCGATTTCCACGCTGAAGCCGGGCGACAAGGTACTGCTGTCCGAAGCCTGTATTCATCATCCGCATAATGGTGAAATTGACCGTGAGCTGGTGAAAAGAAAGCTGCAGGAGATTGCCGGCGGCGGATTGGAGATTACGGCAAGTGTCGGCCCGGATTTCCCGGCAGATTTATCGGGTTATAAGCTGATCGTACATTGCGGCGGCTGCATTTTCAACCGCAAGCAGCTGATGACAAGGCTGGCGGATTCCGGCGCCCAATGTGTGCCGATCACGAATTACGGCATTGCCTTTGCATACTTCAAAGGCATCCTGCCGCGTGTGCTGGAGATTATGCAAGTGAAATCATAAGGGGAGATCTTTGTGGAGACGGGCGGGGGTTACCGGCTTGAACGGGATGCGCTTGGAACAGTAGAGGTACCTTTGTCTGCCTACTACGGCATTCATACGGCCCGGGCGATGGAGAATTTTGCGGTGGGCGGCCGGAGAGTCAATCCTCATCTGATCAAGGCACTGATAACGGTGAAAAAAGCGGCAGCAATAGCCCATCTGAAGCTGAACAGCTATCCGCCCGAGATCGCGATGGCGATTGTGCAGGCTTGTGATGAGATTCACGCTGGAGGGTATGCCGACCAGTTTCCTGTGTCTGCACTACAGGGCGGGGCCGGTACGTCAACCAATATGAACATTAATGAAGTATTGGCGAACCGGGCGGCCCAGCTGCTGGGCGGAACACGAGGTGATTATACCGTGGTTCACCCGCTGGATCACGTGAACTGCTGCCAGTCCACCAATGATGTCTACCCGACAGCACTGCGAATCGCTGCGGTGGGTCTGGTCCGCAGGCTTAGTGATGCTTTTGCGTCCCTGCAGGAGTCGCTGCAGAGTAAGGAGCTGGAGTTTGCCGGAGTGCTGAAGCTGGGCCGGACGGAGCTGATGGATGCTGTTCCGATGACTGCAGGACAGAGCTTCGGGGCATACGCCAAAGCCATCCAGCGCGACCGCTGGCGGCTGTACAAGGCTGAGGAAAGGCTCAGGGAGATTAATATCGGCGGAACGGCAATCGGCACGGGGATTAATGCACCGCTCCGGTATACCTTTTATATTACAGGTCTTCTGCAGGAGCTGACCGGATACGGGCTGGCCCGCAGTGAATATCCGATGGACCCTACGCAGAATATGGATGTATTCGTGGAGGTATCCGGGCTGCTCAAGGCAGCGGCAGTGAATCTGCTCAAAATCTCAGGCGATCTGCGCCTGCTGGCAAGCGGACCAGCAGGCGGCTTCGGTGAGCTGGTGCTGCCTACGGTGCAGGCCGGATCATCCATTATGCCCGGCAAAGTCAACCCGGTGATGGCTGAAATGCTTGGCACAGCTGCAATGCGGGTGATCGCCAACGATTCAGCGGTCACGCTGGCTGCCGGGAGCGGGCAGCTGGAGCTTAATGCCTTCATGCCGCTGATAGCAGATGCGCTGCTGGATTCCCTGGAGCTGCTTGACCAGGCAGTCCGCTTGTTTACTGAGCGCTGTATAACAGGAATAAGGGTGTGTGCTGTTCGCTGCGGAGAACTGCTGGAGCATTCCACTGTACTCGCGGCTGCTTTTGTAGGTCATATCGGCTATGAACAGAGTGCTGAGATTGCTATACAGGCAAGGGAGGGAGGGAAGTCCATCCGTCAGGCAGTGCTGGACAGCGGGCTGCTCTCCGGGGAGCAGATTGACAGGATTTTGCATCTGGATCAGCTTACCATGCCCGGTGTGCCCGGAAGAAGGAGTGAGTAACGTGAACCTGAACGAATCGCCCCGTGCCAGCCGGCTGCATATTGCCGTATTCGGCAGGCGCAACGCCGGCAAATCAAGCCTCATCAATGCGCTGTCCAGGCAGGAGGTATCTGTTGTATCACCGGTCCAAGGGACCACAACAGATCCGGTCTACAAAGCGATGGAGCTGCTTCCGCTCGGACCGGTGGTGCTGATTGATACCGCAGGACTGGACGATGAAGGTGAGCTGGGCGAGCAGCGGAAAAAGAAAACGATGGAAGTGCTGTACAAAACCGATGTGGCCCTGCTTGTAATTGATGCACTTGATGGAGCGACGGCGTATGATGAACAGATTGCCGGCATGCTCAAGAGCCGGAATATTCCGGTCATCGGGGTTATAAATAAAACGGATTTGCTGTCGGCGGCAAATGCAGACCGGGATGCCGCTGTACAGGCAGATACTTGCCGGGATCAGTTTGGATTCCGGTTCATGCCTGTATCTGCTGCTTCAAAGAAAGGAATAAATTCGCTCAGAGAGGCTCTGTCTGCTGTGGTGCCTGCTGAGGAGGACAAATTCCGCATTATCGGCGACCTGCTCTCACCGGGAGATTTGGTTGTGCTGGTTACACCCATTGATAAGGCAGCACCAAAGGGCCGGCTGATCCTGCCCCAGCAGCAGACCATCCGGGACATTCTGGAGAGCGACGCCATCGCTGTTGTCACCAAAGAGCATGAGCTAAAGCTCACACTGGAAAGCCTCGGGCGTAAGCCGCGGCTGGTTGTGACCGATTCCCAGGTCTTCCTGAAGGCAGCCGCTGATACGCCACCCGATGTTCCGCTTACTTCATTCTCAATCCTCTTTGCCCGACATAAGGGCGATCTGGAGGAGTTGGTCCGGGGCGCCAGGGCTATTGACCGGCTGCGGGACGGTGACAAGGTGCTGATAGCCGAGCCGTGCACCCACCATACCCAGCCGGATGACATCGGCAGCGTCAAGCTGCCCCGCTGGATCAGGCAAGCGACCGGCCGGACGCTTGAGTTCCATCATGCGAATGGAATGAGCTTTCCCGACAATGTGCAGGATTATGCGCTGATTGTGCATTGCGGCGGCTGTATGATCAACCGCCGGCAGATGCTCTGGCGGATGGAGCAGGCGGCAGCGGGCGGAGTACCGGTTGTGAATTATGGTGTAGCCATTGCCCATGTCCAGGGGATACTGGAACGGGCAATATCCCCGTTTCCGCTAGCCCGGCTTGTCTGGGAGGAGGAGTGCGCAGCGGACAGCACACTTACCGTTGAAAAGTGATCGCTACCACGCCGCTCATTATCTTAACAGTAAGACCAGCCTCCTAATCCGGGGCTGGTCTTGTTTGATGAGGCTTAAGATGGGGCGACCACGGCAAAAGCGCCCTTGATTTCGCCGAAAACGGCTCGATGCGCGAAATGAGAGGCAAAAATGCCCTTGATTTCGCCGAAAACAGCTCGATGCGCGAAATGAGAGGCAAAAATGCCCTTGATTTCGCCGAAAACAGCTCGATGTGCGAAATGAGAGGCAAAAATGCCCTTGATTTCGCCGAAAGCAGCTCGATGTGCGAAATGAGAGGCAAAAATGCCCTTGATTTCGCCGAAAACGGCTCGATGCACGAAATGAGAGGCAAAACTGCCCTTGATTTCAGCGAATACGGCTCGATGCACGAAATGAGAGGCAAGAATTCAGTTAGATCCGCCAATCCAGCCATTAGCACAACCCATCAGGGTTTCGACGTTTAACTCACCTGACCCCGGCATCATCCAGCCGGATCTCCGCAACCTCACCGGTGCTTTTTACGCACCAGAATTCCAGCGTCAGGTTCTGCTTACGGTCGATGTAGCCGACAATGTCAGCACCCTGCTCACCGGATTTGTAATATTTTTTACCGTAGAGTGATAATACCTTTTTTTGGAGTCACCGATATGTATGCCTTTGGCTGTAGTAAGCGGTTTATCTGTGCCGGAGATGATCAGCCGCATAATGTTCCCCTTTTCAGAACCATTATTAATAGAAGCTGTCCCTAATCCACCTTCCCACTCATAGTAATCGTACATTGTGTTATCTTGCTTACTCAGAGGTTGCTGGTACTTGCCGGTAAATGAGCTGCTGCCGATATTTTCCCCGATTTTCACACCTCCCACCGACTCCGCAGAGAGATCAGTAGACCGCGCCAGCATTTGCGGACGGATAAAGAAGTAGCCTATTACGATAATAGCGACCAATCCGATTGCGGTGCTCCATATGATTTTTTTCGTACGCATAAGTCCTCCTTTTGCTAAAATGTAAATCTGCCAATATAAATTAATCAGTGAATCTCAGACTATCATAAAGAGATTTTATGAAAAAGTTACCATAAATCAATCGTTTTGCCCGCGTACGGCGTCTTACATATAGATAAGCAATATAGGGCCCCTATATAGAAGCTGTAACCAAATAGAGAGGGGGAGCAAAAAATGATAGAGCATACGATGAATGAGATCTCTTCTGCAGATACTGCGCTTTTGGAGGAAGAGGCTTTTTTCAAAAGGCTGTATGTCGAGCACCGCAAATTGTATGCTATCGCCTACAGTTATATGCGGAATGAAGCGGATGCGCTGGAAGTGGTGCAGGAGGCATCATGCCGGGCCTGGATCAAGCGAAAAAAGCTAAAGGACGGGCACTCCTTCACACCCTGGCTGATCCGGATCACCATTAACTGCTGTATGGACGAGCTGAGGCGCAAAAAACGGGTTTTTCCGGCGGAAAAGCCTGCGGAGCAAGCTGCACAGGAAATGCAGAGCAACGAGCGGATTGATCTGGAACGGGCGATACACCGGCTGAAACCGAAATACCGGCATGCCATCGTACTTAAGTATTACCAGGACATGACAGTGACGCAAATCGCGGAGGTGCTGAAAAAGCCGGAGGGCACAGTCAAAACCTGGCTCCGCGACGGACTGAAGCAAATG contains these protein-coding regions:
- the hydG gene encoding [FeFe] hydrogenase H-cluster radical SAM maturase HydG yields the protein MLRRRAHLRKDWEPADFIDDAEITASLQEARRMAGNRNVVQSILDKARACKGLSHREAAVLLEVRDEDILQDIFKSAKVIKEKIYGNRIVLFAPLYISNYCVNNCEYCGYKHSNQDFVRRKLGKEELADEVRVLQELGHKRLVIEAGEDPVHCDIDYVVDAIRTVYSVKVDNGSIRRVNINIAATTVKDYQKLRDAEIGTYILFQETYHRPTYAALHPNGPKHDYDWHTTAMDRAQLGGIDDVGVGVLYGLYDYKYDTVAMLMHAEHLEERFGVGPHTVSVPRLREAANVSLKTYPYLVKDEEFKQLVAVLRLAVPYAGMILSTREEPSFRDEVIRLGISQVSAGSSTGVGGYMEAKQGTAGLSKEKPQFEVGDHRSPEEIIRGLCRDGYVPSYCTACYREGRTGDRFMRLAKSGQIHNVCQPNSLLTFKEYLLDYANAETRALGEEMIRKGLEDIPKEAARKITRERLQRLENGERDLRF
- the hydF gene encoding [FeFe] hydrogenase H-cluster maturation GTPase HydF, which translates into the protein MQITPQPGKMHIAVFGRRNSGKSSLINALTGIPYQIVGDQPGTTTEPVFQAYELPKIGSVIIIDTTGIDEDKETGAFRVQKTREVMDLTDLSLLIFSGEEDDYKLEKEWYQELAKRHIPVIGVIAKVDDHYVDLDQLKSELNIPFVKVSSRRNINFGSLRHAIREYAPAEFERPTILGDLVHPGEVVVMVMPDMIPAPKYRLVASQQQILRDLLDHHVMALSVTEVELPTLLMNLKGMPDLVITDSQVYDSVNEVLPANVPLTTFAILMARFKGDLTTFVKGAEAISTLKPGDKVLLSEACIHHPHNGEIDRELVKRKLQEIAGGGLEITASVGPDFPADLSGYKLIVHCGGCIFNRKQLMTRLADSGAQCVPITNYGIAFAYFKGILPRVLEIMQVKS
- a CDS encoding aspartate ammonia-lyase; the protein is METGGGYRLERDALGTVEVPLSAYYGIHTARAMENFAVGGRRVNPHLIKALITVKKAAAIAHLKLNSYPPEIAMAIVQACDEIHAGGYADQFPVSALQGGAGTSTNMNINEVLANRAAQLLGGTRGDYTVVHPLDHVNCCQSTNDVYPTALRIAAVGLVRRLSDAFASLQESLQSKELEFAGVLKLGRTELMDAVPMTAGQSFGAYAKAIQRDRWRLYKAEERLREINIGGTAIGTGINAPLRYTFYITGLLQELTGYGLARSEYPMDPTQNMDVFVEVSGLLKAAAVNLLKISGDLRLLASGPAGGFGELVLPTVQAGSSIMPGKVNPVMAEMLGTAAMRVIANDSAVTLAAGSGQLELNAFMPLIADALLDSLELLDQAVRLFTERCITGIRVCAVRCGELLEHSTVLAAAFVGHIGYEQSAEIAIQAREGGKSIRQAVLDSGLLSGEQIDRILHLDQLTMPGVPGRRSE
- the hydF gene encoding [FeFe] hydrogenase H-cluster maturation GTPase HydF, coding for MNLNESPRASRLHIAVFGRRNAGKSSLINALSRQEVSVVSPVQGTTTDPVYKAMELLPLGPVVLIDTAGLDDEGELGEQRKKKTMEVLYKTDVALLVIDALDGATAYDEQIAGMLKSRNIPVIGVINKTDLLSAANADRDAAVQADTCRDQFGFRFMPVSAASKKGINSLREALSAVVPAEEDKFRIIGDLLSPGDLVVLVTPIDKAAPKGRLILPQQQTIRDILESDAIAVVTKEHELKLTLESLGRKPRLVVTDSQVFLKAAADTPPDVPLTSFSILFARHKGDLEELVRGARAIDRLRDGDKVLIAEPCTHHTQPDDIGSVKLPRWIRQATGRTLEFHHANGMSFPDNVQDYALIVHCGGCMINRRQMLWRMEQAAAGGVPVVNYGVAIAHVQGILERAISPFPLARLVWEEECAADSTLTVEK
- a CDS encoding sigma-70 family RNA polymerase sigma factor, translated to MIEHTMNEISSADTALLEEEAFFKRLYVEHRKLYAIAYSYMRNEADALEVVQEASCRAWIKRKKLKDGHSFTPWLIRITINCCMDELRRKKRVFPAEKPAEQAAQEMQSNERIDLERAIHRLKPKYRHAIVLKYYQDMTVTQIAEVLKKPEGTVKTWLRDGLKQMRAYLQK